Proteins encoded by one window of Salmonirosea aquatica:
- a CDS encoding ABC transporter ATP-binding protein, which translates to METEKIVQLKNVTKRYPVGNGEFTALENITLDFRRGEFAGLVGPSGSGKTTLLNIIGSLDSPTEGQALVMGQDIASLSHKESARLRNLHIGFIFQVFNLLPVYTVYENVEFALLLQDKSAAERKKAVMEALEWVGLQSMADKKPAKLSGGEGQRVAIARAMVKRPDILIADEPTANLDAKNAHAILQTMKTLNRELKTTFLFSTHDEKVMQYLDRMVHLADGKLQEDELVVPKTPAP; encoded by the coding sequence ATGGAAACTGAAAAAATCGTACAGCTCAAAAACGTCACCAAAAGGTACCCGGTGGGTAACGGCGAGTTCACGGCCCTGGAAAACATCACCCTGGATTTCAGGCGGGGCGAGTTTGCCGGTTTGGTAGGGCCAAGTGGCTCCGGTAAAACTACTCTGCTCAACATCATCGGGTCACTGGATAGCCCCACGGAAGGGCAGGCGCTGGTGATGGGTCAAGACATCGCTTCACTATCGCATAAAGAATCCGCCCGGCTGCGCAACCTGCACATTGGATTCATCTTCCAGGTGTTCAATCTGCTACCCGTTTATACGGTTTACGAGAACGTGGAGTTTGCTTTGCTCTTGCAAGACAAATCGGCGGCGGAACGTAAAAAGGCGGTGATGGAAGCTTTGGAATGGGTAGGGCTGCAGAGTATGGCCGATAAGAAGCCCGCCAAACTATCCGGCGGTGAGGGGCAGCGGGTGGCCATTGCCCGCGCCATGGTCAAACGTCCCGATATTCTGATTGCCGACGAACCTACGGCCAACCTGGATGCCAAAAATGCACACGCGATCCTGCAAACCATGAAGACGCTCAATCGTGAACTGAAAACGACTTTCCTCTTCTCGACCCACGACGAAAAAGTAATGCAGTACCTGGACCGCATGGTACACCTGGCCGACGGGAAATTACAGGAGGACGAACTTGTCGTACCCAAAACACCCGCCCCATGA
- a CDS encoding ABC transporter permease: MIKFLFKGILRDKSRSQLPILIVSIGVALTVLLSGYIRGVLGDVVNQSARFETGHVKVTTRAYLENKDQLPNDLALLDVEELITKLKSRFPQVVWEKRIRFGGLLDAPDQNGLTKGQGPAAGIAVDLLSGDKTEIKRMNIPDALVSGKIPTQSGEAIIGADFAKKLEIGLGDEITYVGTTMNGSMTFQNFRVAGTIRFGAPSLDKGAIIVDIQDAQRLLDMPDATGELLGFFPNEVYDDDRAEQMAGTFNAGFANDNDEFAPIMQTLKQQNNLASLIDYAESTSGLFVALFVLAMSVVLWNTGLLGGLRRYQEFGIRLALGESKGQIYGSLLLEAVLIGTIGSVVGTVVGLAGTLYLQTYGIDIGRYLDNATMMMPSVVRARVSPDLFVIGFTPGLFAMVLGNMLSGLAIYRRETATLIKELEV, from the coding sequence ATGATCAAGTTTCTTTTCAAAGGTATTCTGCGCGACAAAAGCCGCAGCCAGTTGCCTATTCTGATTGTGAGCATCGGGGTAGCGCTCACCGTACTGTTGAGCGGCTATATCCGGGGGGTGCTTGGCGATGTAGTGAATCAGAGCGCCCGCTTCGAGACCGGACACGTAAAGGTGACCACCCGGGCTTATCTCGAAAATAAGGACCAGCTTCCCAACGACCTGGCCTTGCTGGATGTGGAAGAATTAATAACCAAACTCAAAAGCCGGTTTCCGCAGGTTGTGTGGGAAAAACGCATCCGCTTCGGCGGCCTGCTCGATGCGCCGGACCAGAATGGGCTGACCAAAGGGCAGGGGCCCGCGGCGGGTATAGCCGTGGATTTGCTGTCGGGCGACAAAACGGAAATTAAGCGTATGAACATCCCTGACGCTCTGGTATCGGGCAAAATCCCCACCCAATCGGGTGAGGCCATCATCGGGGCTGACTTCGCCAAAAAGCTCGAGATTGGCCTCGGGGACGAAATCACCTACGTAGGTACCACCATGAACGGCAGCATGACGTTTCAGAACTTCCGCGTTGCCGGTACCATTCGCTTTGGTGCCCCCAGCCTGGACAAGGGCGCCATCATCGTGGATATCCAGGATGCCCAGCGGCTGCTCGACATGCCGGACGCAACGGGAGAGTTGCTCGGCTTTTTCCCCAACGAGGTGTATGATGACGACCGAGCCGAACAGATGGCCGGGACTTTCAACGCCGGTTTTGCCAACGACAACGATGAGTTTGCGCCCATCATGCAAACACTGAAACAGCAAAATAACCTGGCTAGTCTGATCGACTACGCCGAATCGACTTCGGGCCTGTTTGTGGCGCTTTTCGTGCTGGCCATGTCGGTGGTACTCTGGAACACCGGCCTGCTGGGTGGTTTGCGCCGCTATCAGGAATTCGGCATCCGCCTGGCATTGGGCGAGTCCAAGGGGCAGATTTATGGATCACTCCTGCTGGAAGCCGTCCTGATCGGAACCATTGGTTCGGTGGTAGGAACGGTTGTGGGCCTAGCGGGTACCTTGTATCTGCAAACCTACGGAATCGACATTGGCCGGTACCTCGACAACGCTACCATGATGATGCCTTCGGTAGTCCGGGCCAGGGTAAGTCCCGACCTTTTTGTGATTGGGTTTACCCCCGGCCTCTTTGCCATGGTACTGGGTAATATGCTTTCGGGCCTGGCCATCTACCGCCGCGAAACCGCGACCCTTATCAAAGAATTGGAAGTATGA
- a CDS encoding ABC transporter permease: MKLAFQLALRNLLGSGLRTGLNAGVLSFSFVLIIFFNGMLDGWNEQARRDGIAWEFGQGQLLHEAYDPQDPFSIQEGHGPVPRAQGTLVPILMRQASIYPEGRMLSVILKGIDPAQKTLKLPTRKLAVSRAEVPAIIGQRMAESAHLKVGDQVLLRWRDRHGTFDAGSATIVDVFDTDVSAVDNGQIWIDINQLWEMTGLTGQATLAVFDSEPDNPQVAGWTFKSKETLLQNITQIIEMKKSSGYILFILLLGIALLAIFDTQVLSIFRRQKEIGTYVALGMTRQQVVGLFTVEGGMYSLFALAAGALYGIPLFIYFANHGIGIPPASQNMGVALAERIFPVYGLMLVAGTMLVIVLASTLVSYLPARKIATMNPVNALKGKLQ; encoded by the coding sequence ATGAAACTTGCTTTTCAACTAGCACTCCGAAACCTGCTGGGATCGGGGCTGCGCACCGGACTCAACGCGGGGGTGCTTTCCTTTTCCTTCGTGCTGATCATCTTTTTCAATGGTATGCTGGATGGCTGGAACGAGCAGGCCCGGCGCGATGGCATCGCCTGGGAGTTCGGGCAAGGGCAACTCCTGCACGAGGCCTACGACCCGCAGGATCCTTTTTCGATTCAGGAGGGTCATGGACCTGTTCCGCGCGCCCAAGGTACCCTGGTACCCATTCTGATGCGCCAGGCGTCCATTTACCCGGAAGGACGCATGTTGTCGGTGATTTTGAAGGGAATTGACCCTGCCCAGAAGACTCTGAAGCTACCCACCCGTAAACTGGCTGTCTCCCGGGCGGAAGTTCCGGCGATCATCGGCCAACGCATGGCCGAATCGGCCCATCTCAAGGTAGGGGATCAGGTTCTTTTACGTTGGCGCGACCGCCACGGTACCTTCGATGCGGGAAGTGCTACCATTGTGGATGTATTCGATACCGACGTGAGTGCGGTGGATAATGGTCAGATCTGGATTGATATCAACCAGCTTTGGGAAATGACGGGCCTTACCGGACAGGCTACCCTGGCGGTTTTTGACTCAGAACCCGACAACCCGCAGGTAGCAGGATGGACGTTTAAAAGCAAAGAAACCTTGCTGCAAAACATCACCCAGATTATCGAAATGAAAAAATCCAGTGGGTACATACTGTTTATTCTGTTGCTGGGGATTGCGCTGTTGGCCATTTTCGATACCCAGGTACTTTCAATTTTCCGGCGTCAGAAAGAGATAGGTACCTATGTGGCTTTGGGTATGACCCGTCAGCAAGTAGTCGGCCTGTTCACCGTCGAAGGGGGGATGTACAGTCTGTTTGCGCTGGCGGCAGGAGCTCTGTACGGCATTCCCCTGTTCATCTATTTTGCCAACCACGGCATCGGCATTCCGCCGGCCAGTCAAAATATGGGCGTAGCACTGGCCGAACGTATCTTTCCGGTGTATGGGCTCATGCTGGTGGCAGGTACCATGCTGGTGATTGTACTGGCCTCCACCCTAGTGAGCTATCTGCCCGCCCGGAAAATTGCCACCATGAATCCGGTAAACGCCCTCAAAGGCAAACTGCAATGA
- a CDS encoding outer membrane lipoprotein-sorting protein: MKYLLINTLLLAVLTGYAQGQGPDAAGILAKVDQNMIAKTQIVESQMVIHGRRNDRTVSSKGYSEGTGKSFTEYLSPEREKGTKMLKLDDKLWIYSPSSDRTIQLSGHMLRQSVMGSDLSYEDMMEERKLTEMYAAKVTGEETVEGRKAWVLDLKARVPDATYDRRKLWVDQERFVPLQEELYAKSGQLLKKTLMSDVAKIEGRWYPKKINYRDMLKDGKGTDFIVLSIDFNPNIPDYIFSKASLKK; encoded by the coding sequence ATGAAATATCTATTAATCAATACGCTGTTGCTGGCCGTTCTGACGGGCTACGCACAAGGCCAGGGACCCGATGCCGCTGGCATCCTGGCCAAAGTTGACCAAAACATGATTGCCAAAACCCAGATCGTCGAGTCACAGATGGTCATCCATGGCCGTCGCAACGACCGTACCGTATCTTCCAAAGGGTACAGCGAGGGTACCGGCAAATCCTTCACGGAGTACCTCTCGCCGGAACGTGAAAAGGGTACCAAGATGCTGAAGCTGGACGACAAACTTTGGATTTATTCCCCCTCGTCGGACCGCACCATCCAATTGAGTGGGCACATGCTCCGGCAATCAGTGATGGGTTCCGATCTGTCGTACGAAGACATGATGGAAGAACGCAAGCTTACCGAAATGTATGCCGCCAAAGTCACCGGCGAGGAAACGGTGGAGGGACGCAAAGCCTGGGTACTGGATCTGAAAGCCAGGGTACCCGACGCCACCTACGATCGGCGCAAATTGTGGGTGGATCAGGAGCGTTTCGTGCCGTTGCAGGAGGAATTGTACGCCAAAAGCGGACAGCTGCTGAAGAAGACCCTGATGAGCGATGTGGCCAAAATCGAGGGTAGGTGGTATCCCAAAAAAATTAACTACCGCGACATGCTCAAAGACGGGAAGGGGACCGATTTTATCGTCCTTAGTATTGATTTCAATCCAAACATCCCTGACTACATATTCAGTAAAGCTTCTTTGAAGAAGTAA
- a CDS encoding glycosyl hydrolase yields the protein MKYPHSLSISLWLLLTTGVCAQDLKPGFQNPPNAAKPRVWWHWMNGNITKEGIQKDLEWMKRSGIGGFQNFDANLFTPVVVPKKLVFMTPEWKEAFRFTTELADKSGLEMAIAGSPGWSVTGGPWVPPQDAMKKYVWTETQVTGGQAFSGKLPRPSDATGKFQNVKLESGGLMGGFVGEIPSFYQDAAVVAYRVPSGEKSIVELNPTVTSSGGTFALKDLTDGDLTNASTLPPKTAGEEIWIQYTFDKPQTIKAFSVAGANHVGLEDFNGGPENRSLQVSDDGVTFRQVATVSGSIVPQNTVSITPTTAKYFRLVYKTLQSEPNLFAAMAGMKPEPPKPLGVEVAEFVLYTTSRIDQFEDKAGFTPWKEEKTLPQSAADAIPENGVVDLTAKMNADGTLDWQVPAGDWIVVRFGYTLTGRQNHPASPEATGLEVDKLDKEAVKKYINTYLDMYKDATGGMMGSKGLHYMVLDSYEAGHMTWTQRFPEEFRQRRGYDILTWLPVLTGRVVKSTEASEKFLWDFRKTIGELIAENHYDVIGEALHSRGMKRYTESHENKRIFLADGMDVKRYADIPMSAMWTPGSLAGGNDEEVRSKADIRESASVAHIYGQNIVAAESMTAIGNAFAYSPERLKRTADMEMASGLNRFVIHTSVHQPLDDKKPGFSLGPFGQWFTRQETWADQAKSWMDYLGRSSYLLQQGKYVADVLYYYGENHNITSTFAQSLPAVPAGYAYDFVNASALLHVVQAKNGQLVTPSGMTYNLLVLDESARYMTLPILKKISELVKAGVKVAGTQPEKSPSLADNEAEFQALVKEIWSKPNVSSQPIGETLKAAGINEDVVIKNADAEILYVHRQTADRDIYWLDNRSDGPNDAEVSFRITGKVPELWSPVTGKTERVSYRVQEGRTQVLLHFDSWDAFFIVFNDKTTATSYTKPASTEKPLLTISTPWQVSFQEGRSAPAKATFDKLGSLTESSEPGIKYFSGTASYLTDFTSPVAGKGVVDLGDVKNIAEVYLNDKYQGTVWKKPFRLDLVDPLKKGTNTLEVKVTNLWVNRLIGDAQPETTQKITFTTMPFYQANSPLLPSGLLGPVTVFSKQ from the coding sequence ATGAAGTACCCCCATTCCCTTTCGATCTCTCTTTGGCTGCTGCTCACAACGGGCGTGTGCGCCCAGGATTTGAAACCGGGCTTTCAGAACCCACCCAACGCGGCCAAGCCCCGCGTGTGGTGGCACTGGATGAATGGCAACATTACCAAAGAAGGCATTCAGAAAGACCTGGAATGGATGAAGCGGTCGGGAATCGGGGGTTTTCAGAATTTTGACGCTAACCTGTTCACGCCCGTGGTAGTGCCCAAAAAGCTCGTCTTCATGACGCCCGAGTGGAAAGAAGCCTTCCGCTTTACCACCGAGTTGGCCGACAAATCCGGTCTGGAAATGGCCATCGCGGGCTCGCCGGGATGGAGCGTGACAGGCGGTCCGTGGGTACCCCCGCAGGACGCCATGAAAAAGTACGTCTGGACCGAAACCCAGGTCACGGGCGGACAGGCTTTTTCAGGAAAACTACCAAGGCCCTCGGATGCTACGGGCAAGTTTCAAAACGTGAAGCTGGAAAGTGGCGGCCTGATGGGCGGCTTTGTGGGCGAAATCCCGAGCTTTTACCAGGACGCCGCGGTGGTGGCTTACCGGGTACCTTCAGGTGAAAAATCAATCGTCGAACTAAACCCGACGGTCACGTCGAGCGGAGGTACCTTTGCCCTGAAAGACCTGACCGATGGCGACCTGACCAATGCCAGTACGCTGCCCCCCAAAACAGCCGGAGAGGAAATCTGGATTCAGTATACCTTCGACAAGCCGCAGACCATCAAGGCATTCAGCGTGGCGGGCGCTAATCATGTGGGTCTGGAAGATTTTAACGGCGGCCCCGAAAACCGGTCTTTGCAAGTAAGCGACGACGGCGTCACCTTCCGGCAGGTAGCGACGGTGTCGGGCAGTATCGTGCCCCAGAATACGGTAAGCATCACCCCTACCACCGCGAAATATTTCCGGCTGGTGTACAAAACTTTGCAATCGGAACCCAACCTCTTTGCGGCCATGGCGGGCATGAAACCCGAGCCGCCCAAACCCCTGGGCGTGGAAGTAGCCGAGTTTGTCTTATACACAACCAGCCGCATCGATCAGTTTGAGGATAAAGCGGGTTTTACCCCCTGGAAAGAAGAAAAAACTCTGCCCCAATCAGCGGCGGATGCTATTCCAGAAAATGGCGTTGTGGATTTGACCGCCAAAATGAACGCCGACGGTACTCTCGACTGGCAGGTACCTGCGGGCGACTGGATCGTGGTGCGGTTTGGGTATACCCTGACCGGCCGTCAGAATCATCCCGCTTCGCCCGAAGCCACCGGGCTGGAAGTGGACAAGCTGGACAAAGAAGCGGTGAAGAAATATATCAATACCTACCTGGACATGTATAAGGACGCCACCGGAGGTATGATGGGGAGCAAGGGCTTACACTATATGGTGCTGGACAGCTATGAAGCCGGGCACATGACCTGGACCCAACGCTTCCCGGAGGAATTTCGCCAGCGACGCGGCTACGACATCCTGACCTGGCTGCCCGTGCTCACCGGTCGGGTGGTCAAAAGCACCGAGGCCAGCGAAAAGTTTTTGTGGGATTTTCGGAAAACCATCGGCGAGCTGATCGCGGAGAATCATTACGATGTTATCGGCGAAGCCCTCCACAGCCGGGGCATGAAACGCTATACCGAATCGCACGAAAACAAGCGGATTTTTCTGGCCGATGGCATGGATGTCAAGCGCTATGCCGACATACCCATGTCGGCCATGTGGACGCCGGGCAGCCTGGCCGGAGGCAACGACGAAGAGGTACGGAGCAAGGCGGATATCCGCGAATCGGCGTCGGTGGCGCATATCTATGGTCAAAATATTGTGGCGGCCGAATCCATGACCGCCATTGGCAATGCCTTTGCCTACTCACCCGAACGGCTCAAACGCACGGCCGATATGGAAATGGCTTCGGGACTCAACCGCTTCGTGATCCACACCTCAGTGCATCAGCCGCTTGACGATAAGAAACCGGGCTTCAGCCTGGGGCCGTTCGGCCAATGGTTTACGCGCCAGGAAACCTGGGCCGATCAGGCCAAATCCTGGATGGATTATCTGGGGCGAAGTTCGTATCTACTGCAACAAGGGAAGTACGTCGCCGACGTGCTGTACTACTACGGTGAAAACCACAACATCACTTCTACTTTTGCTCAAAGTCTCCCGGCGGTACCCGCTGGCTATGCGTATGATTTTGTCAATGCATCCGCCCTGCTGCATGTCGTACAAGCCAAAAACGGCCAACTTGTTACCCCCAGCGGCATGACCTACAACCTGCTCGTTTTGGACGAAAGTGCCCGGTACATGACGCTCCCCATTCTGAAAAAAATAAGTGAGCTGGTCAAAGCGGGCGTAAAAGTAGCGGGTACCCAGCCCGAAAAATCACCCAGTCTGGCGGATAACGAAGCCGAATTCCAGGCGCTGGTCAAAGAAATCTGGAGCAAGCCGAATGTTTCTTCCCAACCCATCGGCGAAACTTTGAAAGCAGCGGGCATCAACGAAGATGTAGTCATAAAAAATGCCGACGCCGAAATCCTCTACGTCCACCGCCAAACCGCCGATCGGGATATCTACTGGCTCGACAACCGCAGCGATGGTCCCAATGACGCTGAGGTAAGCTTCCGGATAACGGGTAAGGTACCTGAACTATGGAGCCCCGTGACGGGCAAGACCGAGCGCGTTTCGTACCGGGTTCAGGAGGGCCGTACGCAGGTGCTCCTACACTTCGATTCCTGGGATGCCTTTTTTATTGTTTTCAACGATAAAACCACGGCTACCTCGTACACCAAACCAGCCTCAACCGAGAAGCCGCTCCTGACCATTTCCACCCCCTGGCAGGTAAGTTTTCAGGAAGGACGCAGTGCCCCGGCCAAGGCTACCTTCGATAAATTGGGTTCCCTGACCGAAAGCAGCGAACCGGGCATCAAATATTTCTCAGGTACCGCTTCGTACCTGACCGACTTTACGTCTCCGGTGGCGGGCAAGGGTGTGGTGGATTTGGGAGATGTAAAAAACATTGCCGAGGTGTACCTGAACGACAAATACCAGGGTACAGTCTGGAAAAAGCCCTTCCGCCTGGACCTGGTTGATCCGCTGAAAAAAGGTACCAACACCTTGGAAGTAAAAGTCACCAACCTGTGGGTCAACCGGCTTATTGGCGACGCGCAGCCCGAAACGACTCAGAAAATTACGTTTACGACCATGCCTTTCTACCAGGCCAATTCCCCACTGCTGCCTTCGGGCCTATTGGGGCCCGTGACGGTATTCAGTAAACAATGA
- a CDS encoding PepSY-associated TM helix domain-containing protein, with amino-acid sequence MKYWFGKVHLWLGLPLGSLFLVISLSGALYCWEPEFAAITYKENVEPQQKPFVAISTLKKSVESALPNADLRTVYYRGTSKAVQLLYYVPGTYYHANLNPYTGELIHLQDMKKGWLNNLKFLHRNLMLGDVGREIVHWGTLLYLLMITTGIVIWWPTRKSQRKQRFTIKWGASKKRLNYDLHNVLGFYSSWILIFLVLTGLFWGFQVVKSSIRTLYQEDLIRYDVPHSVEGTPQSEQDQYRLMDYLGEQFRHQYPDRNIRISNPHAADDPIQVSVSSKDRTVTSVDHYYFDRYSGKRLTGHFKNGLHTASSGFTTWNGLMYDIHLGNLFGITSRLLVFMASLIGASLSITGFIYWWSNRKL; translated from the coding sequence ATGAAGTACTGGTTCGGAAAGGTGCATTTATGGCTGGGGCTTCCCCTGGGGAGTTTGTTTTTGGTGATTTCCCTGTCGGGAGCCCTCTACTGTTGGGAGCCGGAATTTGCCGCCATCACCTATAAGGAAAACGTCGAGCCACAGCAAAAACCCTTTGTGGCCATTTCCACCCTTAAAAAATCCGTCGAGTCCGCCCTACCGAATGCCGACTTGCGCACGGTCTACTACCGGGGTACCTCGAAGGCTGTCCAACTCCTCTACTATGTGCCCGGGACGTATTATCACGCCAACCTGAACCCCTACACCGGGGAGCTGATCCATTTGCAGGATATGAAAAAAGGCTGGCTGAACAACCTGAAATTTTTACACCGGAATCTTATGCTGGGCGATGTCGGACGCGAAATCGTGCATTGGGGTACCTTACTCTACCTGCTTATGATCACTACCGGAATCGTGATCTGGTGGCCTACCCGGAAGTCACAACGCAAACAACGATTCACCATCAAATGGGGCGCTTCCAAAAAAAGGCTCAATTACGATTTGCACAATGTTTTGGGATTTTATAGTAGCTGGATCCTGATCTTCCTGGTGCTGACGGGACTTTTCTGGGGATTCCAGGTTGTGAAATCTTCAATCCGGACTCTGTATCAGGAAGATCTCATCCGCTATGATGTGCCGCATTCGGTGGAGGGTACCCCGCAATCGGAGCAGGACCAGTATCGCCTGATGGACTACCTGGGCGAGCAGTTCCGGCACCAATATCCCGACCGGAATATCAGGATCAGTAATCCCCACGCGGCCGATGATCCCATTCAGGTATCCGTATCGAGTAAAGACAGAACCGTAACTAGTGTCGATCACTACTACTTTGACCGGTATTCGGGCAAAAGACTGACCGGCCATTTTAAGAATGGGCTTCACACCGCCAGTAGCGGCTTTACTACCTGGAATGGACTGATGTATGATATCCATTTGGGTAATCTTTTTGGCATTACCAGCCGGCTTTTGGTTTTTATGGCTTCCCTCATCGGCGCCTCACTTTCCATCACCGGATTTATTTATTGGTGGAGCAACCGGAAACTATAA
- a CDS encoding polysaccharide lyase family 8 super-sandwich domain-containing protein — protein sequence MKYLLRSLTMVPILALIATFTLAQNDVKIIKERIVADLMATEIDDKMVEALMAKMNDDGSFKGINYDDLSRTASFPHGGHTRDLVYMAKAYKNKASKYYRSKPLKAQIEKGLAFWVKNDFVGDNWHDNQITTPTNLGNLMLVMGDELPKDLVTKAQPMIFRANMNASGARPSGDRIVIAGILAKNLLFQEDYQEFDKIIKIIEGELKFSTGERGMQHDYSFHHRVDRVNNTDSYGYGKYANAYGEWSYYVSGTPYAFSKEKINQLVDYYLDGIYKQQVYGIYSDVSVKNRSISGKSSFQPHGTLEIERVLVSTDYRKDELEEIIRLRKGEAKPSASFAKFFWQTEHFVFQRPNFYTTVRMFSTRNRNMEEPYNGPGKLTHHRADGTNYLVLKGDEYLNIWPVYDWQKISGTTIVQKAQLPGPDQIQKEGLTDFVGAVTDGLYGAVVFDFKSPHDPLEAKKSWFFFDDEYVCLGTDIKSKANLDVATTLNQVLLRSDVNVMQAGTLEKVSTGNRTLQNVKWVHHDRIGYLFPEPATVNLSNQTETGSWAAITDQKNISKEPVNEEVFTLWFDHGKKPNGASYQYIVVPDVTAEQLNATSQNNRAIEILSNTSALQAVKQSKLGITQLAFYQAGEIDIEKGVNVRLDSPGMAMLKMRNGRLYELTLADPSRKQSRLLLSVSGIYKAKGENFRTVVDEEQNSTLFIVDLPQGVYLGKSVGFKVE from the coding sequence ATGAAGTACCTGCTGCGGAGCTTGACGATGGTGCCGATCCTGGCGCTGATCGCTACCTTTACCCTCGCCCAGAACGATGTCAAAATCATCAAGGAGCGCATTGTCGCCGATTTGATGGCAACCGAAATTGACGATAAGATGGTGGAGGCCCTGATGGCCAAAATGAACGACGATGGTAGTTTTAAGGGCATCAACTACGACGACCTCAGCCGTACGGCCAGCTTTCCGCATGGCGGCCACACCCGCGACCTGGTGTACATGGCCAAGGCCTACAAAAACAAAGCGTCGAAGTACTACCGCAGCAAGCCGCTCAAAGCACAGATCGAGAAAGGGTTGGCTTTTTGGGTAAAAAACGATTTCGTGGGCGATAACTGGCACGACAATCAAATCACCACGCCGACCAACCTGGGTAATCTGATGCTGGTGATGGGGGACGAGCTACCCAAAGACCTCGTGACCAAGGCCCAGCCGATGATTTTCCGCGCCAACATGAATGCTTCCGGCGCCCGCCCCAGCGGTGACCGCATCGTGATTGCGGGTATTCTGGCCAAAAACCTCCTCTTTCAGGAAGACTACCAGGAGTTCGATAAGATCATCAAGATCATCGAGGGTGAGCTGAAATTTTCGACGGGCGAGCGGGGCATGCAGCACGATTACAGTTTCCACCACCGGGTCGACCGCGTGAACAACACCGATTCGTACGGGTACGGCAAATACGCCAATGCCTACGGCGAATGGTCGTACTATGTATCGGGTACCCCCTACGCTTTTTCCAAGGAAAAAATAAACCAGCTGGTCGATTACTACCTCGACGGCATATACAAGCAGCAGGTCTACGGGATTTATAGCGATGTGAGCGTGAAAAACCGCAGCATATCGGGTAAGTCATCTTTCCAGCCGCACGGTACCCTCGAAATCGAACGGGTACTGGTGAGTACCGACTACCGGAAAGACGAACTGGAAGAAATCATCCGGCTGCGGAAAGGCGAAGCCAAACCGTCGGCATCCTTTGCCAAGTTCTTCTGGCAGACCGAACATTTTGTGTTCCAGCGTCCCAATTTCTACACCACCGTCCGCATGTTTTCGACCCGTAACCGGAATATGGAGGAGCCCTACAACGGACCGGGAAAACTCACCCACCACCGGGCCGACGGTACCAACTACCTGGTGCTGAAAGGCGACGAGTACCTCAACATCTGGCCCGTCTACGACTGGCAGAAGATTTCGGGTACCACCATTGTGCAGAAGGCCCAGCTTCCAGGCCCCGATCAGATTCAGAAAGAAGGGCTGACCGATTTTGTGGGAGCCGTCACCGATGGGTTGTACGGGGCCGTAGTTTTTGATTTCAAAAGTCCGCACGACCCGCTGGAAGCTAAAAAATCGTGGTTCTTCTTCGACGATGAGTACGTATGTCTGGGTACCGATATCAAATCAAAAGCCAACCTGGACGTCGCCACGACGCTCAACCAGGTGCTGCTGCGGAGCGATGTAAACGTGATGCAGGCGGGTACCTTGGAGAAGGTTTCAACCGGAAACCGTACCCTGCAAAATGTGAAATGGGTGCACCACGACAGGATAGGGTACCTGTTTCCAGAACCGGCCACCGTCAACCTGTCCAATCAGACCGAAACGGGTAGCTGGGCGGCCATTACCGACCAGAAAAACATCAGCAAGGAACCCGTCAACGAGGAAGTGTTTACGCTGTGGTTCGACCACGGCAAGAAACCGAATGGTGCCTCCTACCAGTACATCGTAGTACCTGACGTCACGGCGGAGCAACTGAACGCTACCAGTCAGAACAACCGCGCCATCGAAATCTTATCAAATACTTCGGCCTTGCAAGCCGTCAAACAAAGTAAACTGGGCATCACCCAACTGGCGTTCTACCAGGCGGGCGAAATTGATATTGAAAAAGGTGTGAACGTACGGCTGGACAGCCCCGGCATGGCGATGCTGAAAATGCGGAATGGTCGGCTCTACGAGCTGACCCTGGCCGATCCGTCCCGTAAGCAAAGCCGGTTGCTGCTGTCCGTGAGTGGCATCTACAAAGCGAAAGGCGAAAATTTCCGCACGGTAGTGGACGAAGAGCAGAACAGCACACTCTTTATCGTGGACCTGCCTCAGGGCGTGTATTTGGGGAAAAGTGTGGGTTTCAAAGTGGAGTAG